The sequence CTGGGCACCGGGCAGCGTGCCCGGGCCACGGCTGGGCGCTTTCGGCACGGATCCAGCCTCACAGCTGGAAAAACCCGCCCCGCGCTGAGCAAACAGCCCGGACCAGGGCAATGTTTAACCCCCGCCCCTCGCCCTGGTTCGTGGCTGGACACGGGACCTGGGGACACCGGCACAGCCCCTCCGACGTCACCTCTACCTCCCTCTGTCCCCCACACTCTGTTGCAGCTGCGGGTGAGGAGCCGGTGACACCAGGTAATCCCCACCGTGGGGTGGCCCTGGCTGAATTAGGGGACAGGGTGTATGAGGGGCACTTGGGGACGCTGGGGACTTGGGGACAAGGAGGATGGAGGATTGGGTGGCCCATCTTGACTGGGAGCTCTGACTGGGTGGGCCCACTGCTGTGCCCCAGGGCTCGGTGCTGCTGCATCCCTGAGCTGGAAGCAGACACTGGAGACAGCCTTGTCCCACCCGAGGGGCTCCTGTGCCCCATACCGAGcccaggacaggcagtggggctgcgggagggaccctgtggggagcagctggTGTTTCCCCCACCTTTCCCTGGCAGAACATCCATTGCCAGAGCCATGGCAGCCCAGCCTGGCGGGAGCGAGAAGCCCTTCCACATCATCTCTCCTGTCCTGGAGAGCCTGGTCCTGTCCAGGGCAGCGGGCACCAAGGTCTACATGAAACTGGAAAACGTCCAGCCCACGGGCTCCTTCAAGATCCGAGGCATCGGCCACCTCTGCCAGGAGGTGAGCGTGTGCAGGGCGCTGCTTGTGCCCTTATGGGGGACACGGTGGGAGGACACAGCCgtccccctctctccttccctcctgtcTTTCAGGCTGCCAAGAAGGGCTGCTCCCGCTTCGTTTGCTCCTCAGGTAATTAGGccctgagctggggcagggggagcgAGGGGGGATGCTCATGAAAAATATGGGGAGTGCAGGGGGGGTGGAGCCCTGCCTGACCCCCATGTTTTCCTCAGGGGGGAACGCGGGTCTGGCAGCGGCGTACGTGGCCAAGAAGCTGGGGTTGCCGGTCACCGTCGTGGTCCCCAGCACCACCGGCTCCACCACTGTGCgcaagctggaggagctgggggcaGAGGTGGAGGTCTCCGGCCAGGTACCCCCATGGTAGCCTCTAAAcctggggtctgggggggaccAGAGGGGGCTGAGCCTGACCTCAGCCTGCTCTGCAATACTGGGGATGTGCATGGCAAACCCCATCCTGAAACGTCCCCCTCGGGCATCATCCTCAACCCGGCACTGTGGCAGGGTCACCCCGGGGACACCCCTCTCAGTCCCGCACCTCGTGTGGCTTTCTGGTGTCCCCTGGCCCCGCCGAGATGAGGGACTGATCTCTGGGGCGCAAGGGCTGGATGTGGCCCCACTGAGCCCCCGTTGCACCCTCAGGTGTGGGATGAAGCCAACGAGAGAGCCCTTGAGCTGGCACAGACTGAGGGCTGTGTCAGCATCCACCCCTTCGACCACCCCTTGGTGTGGTGAGTGCTGCCAGGGCTCAGCTCCTGCcgccccatccccatccccgaGGTACGGGTTgccttggggtgcccctgggctGCATTCTCCGGCCCCTCTCACCCTGCAGGCAGGGTCACGCCAGCCTGGTCCAGGAGTTGAAGGACTCACTGGAGACCAAACCAGATGCCATCCTGCTGGCAgtgggcggcggggggctgctggcGGGCGTCGTGGCTGGCCTGCATCAGGTGGGCTGGCAGGACGTCCCCATCATTGCTGCCGAGACCTGGGGGGCCCACAGTTTCCACACAGCGCTGGAGGCCGGCCGACTCGTCTCCCTGCCTGCCATCACCAGGTGAGCTGGGCTTTGTGGGTGCAGCCATGCATGCAATGAGTTGGCAGGTCTCAGCCCGGCTCACTGAAGGGTCCCAGGACCATCCTGACCACCGTTCTCACCTCCTGTCCCAGCGTGGCCAAGTGTCTGGGAGCCAAGAAGGTGGCGGCGCGGGCACTGGAGTGTGCCCGGGAATGTCAGGTCATCTCCCAGGTGGTGGAGGACACGGAGGCTGTGCGAGCCGTGGAGCGGTTCCTCGGTGAGCAGGGGCCAGCCAGGCGTGACAGGGGTGACAGGGACACCACAGGGTCTTGGGACTGGCCTGGGACATGCCAGTAAGGGTACCGGGGGGACCCTGGCTCCTgatggggacacagggtgggTGAGCAGGCGGCTCAAGGTGTCCCCCCGCTCTTGTCTCCGCAGATGACGAGAGGATGCTGGTGCAGCCGGCCTGCGGGGCCGTCCTGGC is a genomic window of Athene noctua chromosome 17, bAthNoc1.hap1.1, whole genome shotgun sequence containing:
- the SDSL gene encoding serine dehydratase-like; the protein is MAAQPGGSEKPFHIISPVLESLVLSRAAGTKVYMKLENVQPTGSFKIRGIGHLCQEAAKKGCSRFVCSSGGNAGLAAAYVAKKLGLPVTVVVPSTTGSTTVRKLEELGAEVEVSGQVWDEANERALELAQTEGCVSIHPFDHPLVWQGHASLVQELKDSLETKPDAILLAVGGGGLLAGVVAGLHQVGWQDVPIIAAETWGAHSFHTALEAGRLVSLPAITSVAKCLGAKKVAARALECARECQVISQVVEDTEAVRAVERFLDDERMLVQPACGAVLALLYTGRLQRLQDEGRLRTPLASVVVVVCGGSHIQVAQLQALKSQLGLE